DNA sequence from the Blastomonas fulva genome:
ATCGACTGATTCTGGACATACCAGCAATCCAGCGCGAATTTCTCTTCCCATGTCAGGCTGTTCCGACCCTTGATCTGCGCCCATCCGGTCAGGCCCGGACGTACGTTATAGCGCTGCATCTGTTCGGGCGTGTGCCGCTCGAGATAGCGCATCAGCAGCGGGCGTGGCCCCACGAGGCTCATGTCGCCGCGCAGGATGTTCCAAAGTTCGGGCAGCTCGTCGAGGCTGCTGGCCCGCAAGAACCGACCGAGGCGGCCCAGCCGCTCGTCGTCGGGCAGCAGGTCGCCTGCAGCATCGCGCGCATCGGACATGGTGCGGAACTTGAGCATGAGAAACGGCTGCCCGTTTAGGCCAGGCCGGGTCTGCCGGAAAAGAACCGGAGACCCGAGCTTCCATCGCACCGCGATGCTCACCGCCGCCATGACCGGCGAGACAAGCAGAAGTGCCGTCGACGCAATCACGATATCGATGAGACGCTTGGCGATGCGGAAACCAAAAGCTGCGCGTCGCATGTCAGGCTCCAGTTCTAGCCATTGGACGGAACAATGCTGGCCGATCGGAAAAAGGCTTCGTAACTCGAAGACCTGCCGCTAGGAGAGCCGTTAACATCGAACCAGAAATACCGGCATCCGCCAGCCGGGATGTCCACCACGCGCGTCGCCTTGAGGTTCTGGAACGTCACCCGCGTCCTGAACGCCTTGGCGGTGTCAGCTTCGGCGCATTCCAGCGCGATGTGCAGGGCACTTTCTTGGACCTCGCCATCAGCGGCTAGCTCTGCAGAAACGCGATACTTGCCAGGTGCCAGCTCGACCAGACGGCGCGCAAAAATGGCTTCGACCTGGCCGGACAGCGTGGCTTCAAGCTCGCCAGTTTCGGGATTGATCCAGGCGGAGTGCGTTCCTTCCGACGCCAGCTGCCAGCCCATCGGCGGCCAGGTCGAGAATTGCGCAAAGCGGCGGTCATCGCCCTTGCGACGACCGTTTGCGATCTCGGGCTCCAGCACCTCGCGATAGAGGCGGAAGGCGCCCGCGAAGTTTCCGGTCTGCACCAGGTTTCGCAACAGCCGCTCGTCGATGAGCGTAGGCACCGGATGACGATCCTTGTGTTCGGCAACCCGTAGCAGCAGCGCATTGTCGAGCGGGCTGTCCGCCTCGCTAATGCTCAGCCAGAACTGCTCTTCCCAAGGCGGCTGCCGGACCAGCAGCTTGCGCATCGGCGAGACCATCTCTTTCTGCTTCATGCCCTGGATCAGCGCCGCCATCAGGAAGCTCCGGCTGTCGCCGCTCGTGCGCAGGGCATAATCGAGATGCTTGAGTACCTCTTCCAGATTGTTCTGCCGACCGTAATC
Encoded proteins:
- a CDS encoding sugar transferase; this translates as MRRAAFGFRIAKRLIDIVIASTALLLVSPVMAAVSIAVRWKLGSPVLFRQTRPGLNGQPFLMLKFRTMSDARDAAGDLLPDDERLGRLGRFLRASSLDELPELWNILRGDMSLVGPRPLLMRYLERHTPEQMQRYNVRPGLTGWAQIKGRNSLTWEEKFALDCWYVQNQSIWLDLKIIALTVPSVLGSKGISAVGHSTMPEFMGTVTPQQQETRCS